In Aliiglaciecola sp. LCG003, a genomic segment contains:
- the leuS gene encoding leucine--tRNA ligase, which yields MAENQYDPQKIESQVQAHWEKNNVFTAVEDPSKEKFYCLSMFPYPSGRLHMGHVRNYTIGDVISRFQRMQGKNVLQPMGWDAFGLPAENAALNNNTAPANWTYSNIEYMKRQLKTLGFGYDWNREVATCKQDYYRWEQWFFTRLYEKGLVYKKNATVNWDPVDHTVLANEQVIDGRGWRSGALVEQKEIPQWFIKITDYAEELLQDLDQLDDWPEQVRTMQRNWIGRSEGVEITFQLAQAIANIGSFDVYTTRPDTLLGVTYVGIAASHPLAIEAARTNPQLAAFIEECKNTKVAEADMATMEKKGCATGLYAIHPISGIKVPVWAANFVLMNYGSGAVMAVPGHDQRDFEFAKKYHLSITQVIKPLEDCDQVCDLSEQAFTEKGILVNSGQFDGLTSEQAFEQISQDLEVQGKGKRKVNYRLRDWGVSRQRYWGTPIPMLNLESGESVPVPADQLPVVLPEDVVMNGVVSPIKADPQWAKTEYKGQPALRETDTFDTFMESSWYYARYTCAPNDQAMLDPEKANYWLPVDQYVGGIEHAILHLLYSRFFHKLLRDEGLVESSEPYKRLLCQGMVLADSFYREDDKGKKEWFSPADVTTEKDDKGRVVSATLAADGQPVEFGGMTKMSKSKNNGIDPQQVIDIYGADTIRLFTMFAAPPEQTLEWIDSGVEGANRFLRRFWKLAQEHMATGETTALDLSQLTPAQKDLRRTLHKTIDKVTDDLGRRQTFNTAIAAIMELLNALQKAPQQAAQDNALMSEAVHAMVLMLNPITPHICHVLWQQLGHDSEIASQDWPKVDQAALVEDEKLIIVQVNGKVRAKITVDADIDEATIKQIAVDQHNVSQFIEGKTIRKVIYVAGKLVNIVAN from the coding sequence ATGGCCGAAAATCAGTACGACCCGCAAAAAATTGAATCTCAGGTACAAGCGCATTGGGAAAAAAATAATGTTTTCACCGCAGTAGAAGACCCTTCCAAGGAGAAATTCTACTGTCTTTCAATGTTTCCTTATCCTAGCGGTCGACTACACATGGGCCACGTGCGTAACTACACCATCGGTGATGTGATTAGCCGTTTCCAGCGCATGCAAGGTAAAAACGTACTCCAACCCATGGGGTGGGATGCCTTTGGTTTACCCGCTGAAAATGCCGCACTAAATAACAATACTGCTCCGGCCAATTGGACCTATTCAAATATTGAATATATGAAGCGCCAATTGAAAACTTTGGGATTTGGCTACGACTGGAACCGTGAGGTCGCCACTTGCAAACAAGATTATTACCGCTGGGAACAATGGTTCTTTACCCGTTTGTACGAAAAAGGCTTGGTTTATAAAAAGAATGCCACGGTTAATTGGGATCCAGTAGATCACACAGTGTTAGCTAACGAGCAGGTAATTGATGGCAGAGGATGGCGTTCAGGCGCTCTAGTTGAACAAAAAGAAATCCCCCAGTGGTTCATTAAAATCACTGATTATGCGGAAGAATTATTACAAGACTTAGATCAACTAGATGACTGGCCTGAACAGGTTCGGACCATGCAGCGGAATTGGATTGGTCGCTCCGAGGGTGTTGAAATTACCTTTCAATTAGCCCAAGCCATCGCCAATATTGGTAGTTTTGATGTGTATACCACACGACCAGATACGCTTTTAGGTGTGACTTATGTAGGTATTGCCGCCAGCCACCCGTTGGCCATCGAAGCTGCGCGCACTAATCCCCAATTAGCCGCCTTCATCGAAGAATGTAAAAACACCAAAGTGGCTGAAGCGGACATGGCCACCATGGAGAAAAAAGGCTGTGCAACGGGCCTTTACGCCATTCACCCGATCTCTGGTATCAAAGTGCCCGTATGGGCAGCCAACTTTGTGCTAATGAACTACGGCTCCGGCGCTGTCATGGCTGTTCCTGGACATGACCAACGTGACTTCGAGTTTGCCAAAAAATACCATTTGAGTATTACCCAAGTTATCAAACCCTTGGAAGATTGCGACCAAGTCTGTGACTTGTCTGAGCAAGCTTTCACAGAGAAAGGCATCTTAGTAAATTCTGGTCAATTTGACGGCTTGACCTCAGAACAGGCATTTGAGCAAATTTCTCAGGATTTGGAAGTACAAGGTAAGGGTAAACGCAAAGTAAATTATCGTCTGCGGGATTGGGGGGTGTCACGACAGCGTTACTGGGGTACACCTATCCCTATGCTTAACTTGGAAAGCGGAGAGTCGGTTCCTGTGCCTGCGGATCAACTGCCGGTGGTGTTGCCTGAAGATGTTGTTATGAATGGTGTTGTATCGCCGATCAAAGCTGACCCCCAATGGGCTAAAACCGAATATAAGGGTCAGCCTGCTCTGCGTGAAACTGACACCTTCGATACCTTTATGGAATCGTCGTGGTATTACGCTCGATATACCTGTGCCCCTAATGATCAGGCAATGTTGGACCCCGAAAAGGCTAATTACTGGTTGCCGGTTGATCAATATGTCGGCGGGATTGAACACGCTATTTTGCATTTATTGTATTCGCGTTTCTTCCACAAATTATTACGTGACGAAGGCTTAGTAGAATCAAGTGAGCCCTATAAGCGCTTGCTATGTCAAGGCATGGTATTGGCCGATTCTTTTTACCGAGAAGATGATAAAGGGAAAAAGGAATGGTTCTCGCCAGCAGACGTCACCACCGAAAAAGATGATAAAGGTAGAGTAGTCAGTGCAACCTTGGCAGCAGATGGTCAGCCAGTTGAATTTGGTGGCATGACAAAAATGTCCAAGTCTAAAAATAACGGTATCGATCCGCAGCAGGTTATTGATATTTATGGCGCAGATACCATCCGCCTCTTCACAATGTTTGCTGCGCCACCAGAGCAAACATTGGAATGGATAGATTCTGGCGTTGAAGGAGCCAACCGTTTCCTAAGACGTTTTTGGAAACTGGCACAGGAGCATATGGCTACAGGTGAGACAACAGCCCTAGATCTTAGCCAGCTCACTCCTGCGCAGAAAGATTTGCGCCGCACTTTGCATAAAACCATTGATAAAGTAACTGATGACCTAGGTCGCAGACAAACCTTTAACACCGCTATAGCAGCCATAATGGAACTATTGAATGCGTTGCAAAAAGCCCCACAACAAGCGGCTCAAGACAATGCGCTTATGTCTGAAGCTGTGCATGCTATGGTACTAATGCTAAACCCAATCACACCGCATATTTGCCATGTACTGTGGCAGCAATTAGGCCATGACAGTGAAATTGCCAGCCAAGATTGGCCAAAGGTTGATCAAGCAGCTTTGGTAGAAGATGAGAAGCTAATCATTGTGCAGGTTAACGGCAAAGTTCGAGCAAAAATCACAGTGGATGCTGATATCGATGAAGCTACTATCAAGCAAATTGCCGTAGATCAGCACAATGTTAGTCAGTTCATTGAAGGCAAAACCATTCGCAAAGTGATATATGTTGCGGGTAAATTAGTTAACATTGTTGCCAATTAA
- the lptE gene encoding LPS assembly lipoprotein LptE, whose translation MKTLKLTNWSLMIIAAIMLTGCGFKLRSGQALPAGYNQIYLSGTQDFSPLKRSMEEYLNRYEIPFVLSEPQTHPYSTVAIYLMPDTLDRRLLSLYPTGQVAEYELVLSIRYQVIFPGKEAQFIEFDVTREYQDDPDAILAKSRELELVLSELRQQAADRIIRMLPSQGSSNL comes from the coding sequence ATGAAAACCTTGAAACTAACCAACTGGAGTTTAATGATTATTGCGGCGATAATGCTCACTGGATGCGGCTTCAAGCTGCGTTCAGGCCAAGCCTTACCGGCAGGCTATAATCAGATTTACCTTAGTGGAACACAAGATTTCTCGCCATTGAAACGCTCGATGGAAGAATATTTAAACCGCTATGAAATTCCATTTGTGTTATCCGAACCACAAACCCACCCTTATAGCACGGTGGCGATTTACTTAATGCCAGATACCCTTGACCGCAGATTGCTGTCCTTGTATCCCACCGGACAGGTCGCTGAATACGAGCTGGTATTATCCATTCGCTACCAAGTAATCTTCCCAGGCAAAGAAGCTCAATTTATTGAATTTGATGTTACCAGAGAATACCAAGATGACCCTGATGCCATCCTCGCCAAATCGCGGGAGTTAGAATTGGTATTAAGTGAGTTGCGTCAACAAGCAGCGGATCGCATTATTCGGATGTTACCCAGTCAGGGAAGCAGCAACCTCTAA
- the holA gene encoding DNA polymerase III subunit delta, translating to MQIYPNRFAAHISKSISPFYLVFGDEPLQKLLTIEHIRREALTLGFDERQQLSVDNQFNWNSLVEATQTLSLFSSKQFIEIELPTGKPGAEGSKILTALAEHANQDTIIVLHGQKIGKDVQNAKWFKALDKQGIYVPCFPLEGNNLQQWILNYMRDTGIHATPGASKLLSDYCEGNLLAAKQEVDKLLLLYPDGQIDESIVEKAVVDQSRFTVFQLIDVILEGDGHKVVKMLYRLEAEGIEPTIVAWALVREWQTLNHLMAAQKTGQAINWNQHRIWKNRQGFYISALRRLNQAMLDAIQAKLQIFDQRIKQTQVIRPYVELCHICLLFIPYDLQSLPMD from the coding sequence ATGCAGATTTATCCAAATCGCTTCGCCGCCCACATCAGTAAATCAATAAGTCCTTTTTATCTGGTTTTTGGTGATGAGCCATTGCAAAAATTACTCACCATTGAGCATATCAGGCGAGAGGCTTTGACCCTAGGGTTTGATGAGCGACAACAACTAAGCGTAGACAATCAGTTCAACTGGAACAGCTTGGTAGAGGCGACGCAGACACTCTCCTTGTTTTCGTCTAAACAGTTTATTGAAATTGAATTGCCTACGGGCAAACCAGGTGCAGAAGGTAGCAAGATTTTAACCGCGCTGGCTGAACATGCCAACCAAGATACTATTATTGTTTTGCATGGCCAAAAAATTGGCAAAGATGTACAAAATGCCAAGTGGTTTAAAGCATTAGACAAACAAGGGATATATGTTCCTTGTTTTCCATTGGAAGGTAACAACCTCCAGCAATGGATTTTGAATTACATGCGCGACACTGGCATTCACGCCACCCCTGGTGCCAGCAAGTTGCTTAGTGACTATTGCGAAGGTAACCTGCTGGCCGCTAAACAAGAAGTAGATAAATTATTGCTGCTCTACCCTGATGGCCAGATAGACGAAAGCATTGTCGAAAAAGCAGTAGTAGACCAATCCCGCTTTACCGTATTTCAATTGATAGATGTCATTTTGGAAGGTGACGGCCACAAAGTCGTTAAAATGCTATATCGACTCGAAGCAGAAGGCATTGAACCCACCATAGTAGCTTGGGCACTGGTAAGGGAATGGCAAACATTAAATCATTTGATGGCCGCACAAAAAACTGGCCAGGCTATCAACTGGAACCAACACAGAATTTGGAAAAATCGCCAAGGTTTCTATATATCAGCGTTACGTCGACTGAACCAAGCTATGCTAGACGCTATCCAAGCAAAATTACAAATTTTTGACCAACGGATTAAACAGACTCAAGTGATAAGACCCTATGTAGAGTTGTGCCATATTTGTTTGTTATTTATACCCTATGATCTGCAATCCCTCCCTATGGATTAA
- the rsfS gene encoding ribosome silencing factor, with protein MDSKEFKQFVIEKMEDLKARDIIEIDVSGKSTVTDTMLICSGNSKRHVASIAQNVVYETKQAGHPALSIEGQSEGEWVLVDLGDVIVHVMQDEVRDFYQLEKLWS; from the coding sequence TTGGATAGTAAAGAATTTAAGCAATTCGTCATCGAAAAGATGGAAGATTTAAAGGCCAGAGATATTATAGAAATTGACGTATCGGGAAAATCAACCGTTACCGATACCATGTTAATCTGCTCCGGTAATTCAAAACGCCATGTGGCTTCAATCGCTCAAAACGTTGTATATGAAACCAAGCAAGCAGGTCATCCAGCACTCAGTATTGAAGGCCAATCCGAAGGTGAATGGGTATTGGTTGATTTAGGTGACGTGATCGTCCATGTAATGCAAGACGAAGTACGTGACTTTTACCAATTAGAGAAGCTTTGGAGTTAG
- the rlmH gene encoding 23S rRNA (pseudouridine(1915)-N(3))-methyltransferase RlmH: MRIQIIAVGTKMPQWVETGYREYERRFGADVSLSLTEISAGKRGKNADIKRVLHKEGELTLDAVPKGNKIVTLEVTGKPLTTPQLAQNLAKWQMDGRDISLLIGGPEGLSPDCIAASEQKWSLSALTLPHPLVRIIVAESLYRAWSLNANHPYHRE, encoded by the coding sequence ATGCGAATTCAAATTATTGCCGTAGGCACCAAAATGCCGCAGTGGGTAGAAACGGGCTATCGGGAGTATGAGCGCAGATTTGGCGCTGATGTCAGCCTTAGTTTAACCGAAATATCCGCTGGGAAACGCGGCAAAAATGCTGATATTAAAAGAGTTTTACACAAAGAAGGGGAACTTACCCTCGATGCTGTACCCAAAGGGAATAAGATTGTCACCCTTGAAGTTACAGGTAAACCCTTGACCACCCCTCAATTAGCACAAAATTTAGCCAAATGGCAAATGGACGGGCGAGACATCAGTCTATTGATTGGTGGACCTGAAGGCTTGTCCCCAGATTGTATCGCGGCCAGTGAGCAGAAATGGTCGCTGTCTGCGCTTACCCTTCCCCATCCATTAGTTCGTATTATCGTTGCCGAAAGTCTTTACCGCGCATGGTCATTGAATGCTAACCATCCTTACCATCGAGAATAA
- the mrdA gene encoding penicillin-binding protein 2: MAPKRITIKDHSAEANLFTRRTFIAMILVLVMMLLLISNLYYLQVERFDDYRTRSNGNRIKVLPVAPNRGLIYDRNGILLAENRPVFSLDVIPEELDDLEQTLSELADLLSIEQDEIDDFKKNMQRKRRFKPVSLRNRLNARDVALFSANQHKFPGVSIEARLARHYPYGSALTHVLGYVARINKKDLQNLSEAGQEANYAATHDIGKLGIEKFHEALLHGEVGYQEVEINSKGRVIRTLNFQPPVPGQDLVLNIDIKLQLEVQRLLDKARASVVVLDNRDGGVLALYSNPSYDPNYFVHGISSKRYSYLLQSTDRPLINRATQGQYPPASTIKPHLALAGLEEGVVTPETRMFDNGRYQLKNVSHVWRDWIPWGHGWVDAQKSIEVSCDFYFYDLAYYLGIDRINESMTKFGFGEYSGIDLYEESDGNMPSRGWKRARYNEPWYIGDTISVGIGQSYWTATPLQLARSLSTLVNKGKRIVPQVLRGKMHDGNIIQEPIKELQPIVIKDIKNWNLSLKAMRGVVHSPHGTARSAFANSRYIAGGKSGTAQVVSIAQDGKYDAEKLSEKHRDNAMFISFAPFNNPEISVAVALENAGGGSSQAGPIARQIMDYYFRDREFEPPVFDFLDEYDTEQDAH; the protein is encoded by the coding sequence TTGGCGCCTAAACGGATTACTATCAAAGATCATTCGGCCGAGGCAAACCTTTTTACCCGCCGCACCTTCATCGCCATGATATTGGTTTTGGTAATGATGCTATTACTGATCAGTAATCTCTATTATTTGCAAGTTGAACGTTTTGATGATTATCGAACCCGGTCTAATGGTAATCGCATCAAAGTATTGCCAGTAGCGCCTAATCGTGGACTAATTTACGATCGCAATGGTATTTTATTAGCTGAAAATCGTCCGGTTTTCTCCTTAGATGTGATTCCTGAGGAGTTAGATGATTTAGAACAAACCCTGAGTGAATTGGCCGATTTGTTAAGCATCGAACAAGATGAAATTGACGATTTTAAAAAAAATATGCAGCGTAAGCGGCGCTTCAAGCCAGTTTCTTTGCGCAATCGCTTAAACGCTCGTGACGTTGCATTATTTTCTGCCAACCAACACAAATTCCCAGGTGTTTCCATCGAAGCCAGACTCGCACGACATTATCCCTACGGTAGTGCTCTAACTCATGTATTAGGCTATGTGGCTCGCATAAACAAAAAGGATCTGCAAAATCTATCTGAAGCGGGACAAGAAGCTAACTATGCTGCCACCCATGATATTGGTAAATTAGGCATAGAAAAATTCCATGAGGCTTTACTACATGGCGAGGTCGGTTACCAAGAAGTTGAGATTAATAGCAAGGGTCGGGTGATCCGCACTCTTAACTTTCAACCTCCCGTGCCAGGGCAAGATTTAGTCTTAAACATCGACATTAAATTGCAACTTGAAGTTCAGCGGTTATTGGATAAAGCCAGAGCGTCAGTGGTGGTGTTAGACAATAGGGATGGTGGCGTGCTAGCGCTATACAGTAACCCAAGTTACGATCCCAATTATTTCGTGCATGGCATTAGCAGCAAACGCTATTCTTATTTGTTGCAATCTACCGACCGTCCATTGATTAACCGCGCGACTCAAGGTCAATATCCGCCGGCTTCAACCATAAAACCTCATCTGGCCTTAGCGGGTTTAGAAGAAGGCGTAGTCACACCCGAAACTCGGATGTTTGATAACGGTCGCTATCAACTGAAAAATGTTAGTCATGTTTGGCGTGACTGGATCCCTTGGGGACATGGTTGGGTAGACGCACAAAAATCAATTGAAGTATCCTGTGATTTCTATTTTTACGATCTTGCCTATTACCTAGGGATTGATCGTATTAATGAATCTATGACAAAGTTTGGTTTTGGCGAATACAGCGGTATCGACTTGTATGAAGAATCGGATGGTAATATGCCCAGTCGCGGCTGGAAGCGAGCTCGTTATAACGAGCCTTGGTATATTGGTGACACAATTTCCGTTGGCATTGGCCAGAGTTACTGGACAGCCACCCCGCTGCAGCTTGCTCGGTCTTTGAGTACTTTAGTTAACAAAGGCAAACGCATAGTGCCGCAAGTACTGCGGGGTAAAATGCACGACGGAAATATTATCCAAGAGCCGATTAAAGAACTACAACCCATAGTTATTAAAGATATAAAAAACTGGAATCTGTCACTAAAAGCGATGCGTGGCGTGGTGCACTCTCCCCATGGAACTGCGCGCAGTGCATTCGCAAATAGTCGATATATAGCCGGTGGTAAAAGTGGTACGGCGCAGGTTGTCAGTATTGCGCAGGATGGTAAATATGATGCGGAGAAACTGTCTGAAAAGCACCGTGACAATGCAATGTTTATTAGTTTTGCTCCCTTTAACAACCCAGAAATTAGTGTGGCTGTGGCGCTTGAAAATGCTGGAGGCGGAAGTAGTCAAGCCGGGCCTATTGCACGACAAATTATGGACTACTATTTTAGAGACAGAGAGTTTGAACCGCCGGTTTTCGATTTTCTTGACGAATATGACACAGAACAAGATGCACATTAA
- the rodA gene encoding rod shape-determining protein RodA, producing the protein MLRTKLEPNKKSILATLHIDGALLLGLLVLMAVGIFTIYSAGGQDLDLIQRQVTRLCVAMVVMFALAQVPVLAYQRISIYFYIVGVLMLVAVLFFGVSGKGAQRWLDLGFMRFQPSEILKLAVPMMIAWYISKFNLPPRIWHVFWGFIFVAVPTLLIAKQPDLGTSLLIASSGLFVLFLAGMSWSLILVVTALASGFAPVMWFFLMKEYQKQRVLTFLNPESDPLGSGYHIIQSKIAIGSGGLEGKGWLHGTQSQLEFLPERHTDFIFAVFSEEFGLFGIIGLLAIYSYIIVVGLLIAMRAQDAFAKLLAGSITLTFFVYVFVNIGMVSGLLPVVGVPLPLVSYGGTSMVTLLAGFGILMAISTQKRLLSRQ; encoded by the coding sequence ATGTTACGAACTAAGCTTGAACCCAACAAAAAGTCCATCTTGGCCACACTGCATATAGACGGTGCACTGCTACTCGGCTTACTCGTACTTATGGCCGTGGGTATTTTTACCATTTACTCAGCAGGGGGCCAAGATTTAGATTTGATCCAACGGCAAGTCACCAGACTTTGTGTGGCCATGGTGGTGATGTTCGCCCTAGCCCAAGTGCCCGTTCTAGCATATCAACGCATATCGATTTATTTTTATATCGTTGGTGTACTGATGTTGGTGGCAGTATTATTTTTCGGCGTAAGTGGAAAAGGTGCACAGCGTTGGCTTGACTTAGGGTTTATGCGATTTCAGCCGTCTGAAATTTTGAAATTAGCCGTGCCAATGATGATTGCCTGGTACATCAGTAAATTTAACCTTCCACCGAGAATCTGGCATGTATTTTGGGGCTTTATATTCGTAGCGGTACCTACTTTGCTAATCGCCAAGCAACCTGATTTAGGCACGTCATTATTGATTGCCAGCTCTGGCCTATTTGTATTGTTTTTAGCCGGTATGAGTTGGAGTTTGATTTTAGTGGTAACTGCACTGGCCTCTGGGTTTGCCCCTGTCATGTGGTTTTTCTTAATGAAAGAATACCAAAAGCAAAGGGTTCTCACTTTCTTAAATCCTGAGAGTGACCCCTTAGGATCTGGATATCATATTATTCAATCTAAAATTGCCATTGGCTCTGGTGGCTTGGAAGGCAAAGGTTGGTTGCACGGCACTCAATCCCAGCTAGAGTTTTTGCCGGAACGACATACAGATTTTATCTTTGCGGTATTTAGTGAGGAATTTGGCTTATTTGGTATTATAGGGCTGCTAGCCATCTATAGTTATATCATAGTCGTTGGGTTACTTATTGCGATGCGCGCGCAAGACGCATTTGCAAAATTACTGGCCGGCAGTATTACTCTGACCTTCTTTGTGTATGTATTTGTCAATATCGGCATGGTATCTGGCTTGTTGCCAGTGGTGGGTGTTCCACTGCCTTTAGTTAGTTATGGTGGCACATCAATGGTGACATTATTGGCTGGATTTGGCATTCTAATGGCTATCAGTACTCAAAAGCGTCTGCTTTCCAGACAATAA
- the mltB gene encoding lytic murein transglycosylase B, with product MRKLSKAILMAGLSLALLPVIAVSQQAKIDEFAQMMAQKHQFDAQSIKQTLAKANKNQTILDAIAKPWEAKPWYQYHPIFLTQKRLNKGVEFWQQHRHALERAQQKSGVPAEIIVAIIGVETFYGNYKGKYSVLDALYTLGFHYPPRASFFSSELEQFFLLAREEGFDMSQLQGSYAGAMGWGQFISSSYRHYAVDFDGDGVRDLFNNPEDAIGSVANYFKLHHWQANQPIAYKASIEDKNPAISGLVSKDLKYKHQWQQLIDAGVAIDASTTIEPQQSVKLLEFELDNGAEYWVGLPNFYVITRYNHSPLYAMAVYQFSQQLKQAMAEK from the coding sequence ATGCGTAAACTATCCAAGGCGATATTAATGGCAGGGCTGAGCTTAGCTTTGCTTCCAGTCATAGCGGTATCACAACAAGCAAAAATTGACGAGTTTGCACAGATGATGGCGCAAAAGCATCAGTTCGATGCGCAGTCAATCAAGCAAACACTGGCCAAAGCCAACAAAAATCAAACCATTCTTGACGCCATTGCTAAGCCTTGGGAGGCTAAACCCTGGTATCAATATCATCCCATATTTTTGACTCAAAAACGGCTGAATAAAGGCGTGGAATTTTGGCAACAACATCGGCATGCGCTGGAAAGAGCGCAACAGAAATCCGGGGTTCCAGCTGAAATTATTGTTGCTATTATTGGAGTTGAGACCTTTTACGGCAACTATAAAGGCAAATATTCGGTATTAGATGCCCTTTATACTCTTGGATTTCACTACCCACCACGCGCTAGCTTTTTTAGCAGTGAATTAGAACAATTTTTTCTACTGGCCCGGGAAGAAGGGTTCGATATGTCCCAACTACAAGGCTCTTACGCTGGTGCTATGGGATGGGGGCAATTCATTTCATCTAGTTATCGCCATTATGCAGTAGATTTTGATGGCGACGGCGTTCGGGATTTATTTAACAATCCTGAAGATGCCATTGGCAGTGTCGCGAACTACTTCAAATTACATCATTGGCAAGCCAATCAGCCTATAGCATACAAAGCTAGCATCGAAGATAAAAACCCGGCTATCTCTGGCTTGGTCAGCAAAGATCTCAAATATAAACATCAATGGCAGCAACTTATCGACGCCGGCGTGGCAATAGATGCTTCGACTACTATCGAGCCTCAGCAAAGTGTCAAGCTACTGGAGTTTGAATTAGATAATGGCGCTGAATATTGGGTCGGATTGCCCAATTTTTATGTCATTACGCGCTACAATCACAGCCCCTTGTATGCCATGGCGGTGTACCAGTTTAGTCAACAATTAAAACAGGCTATGGCTGAAAAATGA
- a CDS encoding septal ring lytic transglycosylase RlpA family protein — MRILCITLCCILLVSCASSGRYSQHSDSKPKRISADIDFKDVVPRYEPYLRASMRPYRVLGKHYIPLKTGKGYAKSGIASWYGQKFHGHLTANGETYDMFAMSAAHKTLPLPSFVLVTNLDNDKQAIVRVNDRGPFHENRIIDLSYAAAMKLNVLDTGTARVKVEVMHVDEAGELTVGLIQPAPPASLLESPSTQQKRWFVQVAALQDQSQIEKMALGLKNAYQVAINTPNENGLFRLHLGPLDDEFHANQLLEKLKLDGFNNAFRVFTAP; from the coding sequence ATGAGAATACTATGCATTACTCTATGCTGTATTTTACTGGTTTCCTGTGCCAGCAGCGGCCGTTATTCGCAGCATTCCGACTCTAAACCCAAGCGCATTAGCGCTGACATTGACTTTAAAGATGTTGTCCCACGTTATGAACCCTATTTACGCGCTTCAATGCGCCCATATCGAGTACTAGGTAAACATTACATCCCGCTCAAAACTGGTAAAGGTTATGCCAAGTCTGGTATTGCCTCATGGTATGGGCAAAAATTTCATGGCCATTTAACCGCTAATGGTGAAACTTACGATATGTTTGCCATGAGCGCAGCCCACAAAACCTTGCCCCTGCCCTCATTCGTATTGGTGACCAACCTTGATAACGACAAACAAGCCATTGTAAGAGTTAATGATCGCGGACCCTTTCACGAAAATCGTATTATTGATTTATCCTACGCAGCGGCAATGAAATTAAATGTCTTGGACACTGGCACCGCCCGCGTCAAAGTTGAGGTGATGCATGTTGATGAAGCGGGAGAGTTAACCGTTGGCTTAATTCAACCAGCGCCTCCTGCTTCTCTGCTTGAGTCCCCTTCTACCCAGCAAAAACGTTGGTTCGTGCAAGTTGCCGCCCTGCAAGATCAGTCTCAAATTGAAAAAATGGCGCTAGGGCTGAAAAATGCGTATCAAGTCGCAATCAACACCCCCAATGAAAATGGCTTGTTCAGATTACATTTGGGCCCATTAGATGACGAGTTCCATGCGAATCAATTACTCGAAAAGCTTAAACTTGATGGCTTCAACAACGCATTTCGTGTGTTTACTGCCCCTTAA